From Rhizophagus irregularis chromosome 29, complete sequence:
tgaTTTCAATACTATTTTTGTACGATGACTACGATCCGATTAGATCAGGTGACGATCTCCTTAATATGCATCAACTTTATACATACGATTGACTTAAACTTATTGTAACGATGTGAGACCATATCGTGACCAAGCCTTGGTTATAAGGTCTATGATAAAATTTCGACTTGGTCACGATATGGTttcgattttaaaaatttctgcaaTGTATGAATAAATTCTACTAATACTTACTatcatatttcaatattagatgcctcataaaaataaatcccGCATATTCTGAACAATAATCTGTTATCAATCATTTACCCCGCATTGTATTCAAGCTAAATCTGACCTCCACAGTTCCACAGTTCAATTAGCACAAAAAGTTTGCGTgtaatattacactaaaaaatcGACCATTCTATAAACAAGgagtaataatgaatttattaaatatggtAAGCAGTGTTGGAAATTTaggttatttttatatgtgcGGAGCACACATTATTCATAAAAGTTTTGTGCGCAACCTATGAAGGCACATGCGTCTtgtactatatataaaataaaattatagtatgGAAATATTGCGCCTATCACTGATGCCAAGATgcttcattattaaaatctaagTCTATTCACTTTTACCCcctaattttaattcaataataaaatttttcttatataaatcccgaaaaatgtttttttataaattcataaaaactTAATACATAATGAATCGTTTACATATCttgatttttattcttttaccTTTCTTTTCGCTACCGCTTTTTCAAAAGAGGATTTAGTACCTGTCCAAGAGATTAATCCTAAACCtcttataatcaaaaaagttgGACACAATAAATTGATTGCAGAAGTTACATGGGATGGAATACTTGAAAGTGATAATGGTAATGTTTATTccctatttttatattttacataaataatttatttttatgaattttttttttttaaaaaaataaatagtaccGGTTAGAACCAAATTTAGATGTTTTTCTGATGCTGTGACTGTTAAAGATCCTAAGGTAAATTATTCGTCCTTATAAActtcaaaataatcataagtttatctttattaactaaaatatttttttatagcatGCTTTATTCGGTGACCGTAAGGTCAATTTCGAAATAAAGGTTCACAAAAAGAATGTCACAGTGAAATGTCAATATGGGGTTATAGATGGTGTCATTTTCATAAGAAGAATTCGTTTCCGAACCTAACTCATCCTTTTGTCACTGGGTTGacaatattaacattattatatcatctacttattattaattgttgtCCAATATATTGAAAAGTGTATCAAACTTGCtattttttcaagtttttgcattatttattttttaatgtaatatgtGGCGCAGCTGAATTCTGCGCaatgtttaaaataatgaaattgtaataaaaagttataataacaAGCCTTCTCTTTGGAAtgtttacatatttaataatttagacgagatttattaattacatgcCTTTTATATTTGTGATATATGAATTAATTCTACTAATACTatcatatttcaatattagatgcctcataaaaataaaatcccgCATATTCATGATCAATAAATCTGTTATCAATCATTTTGCCCCCGCATTGTATCAAGCTAACACAGTTCCTACAGTTCAATTAGCATCgataattccataaaattatttttacaaaaagtttgcgtgtaataatattacactaaaaaatcGACCCATTCTACTATAAACAAGgagtaataatgaatttattaaatatggtAATCAGTGTTGGAAATTAGATTacagtatttttatatatgcgGAGCACacattattattcataaaagtTTTGTGCGCAACCTATGAAGGCACATGAGCtcttgtatataaaataaaatcatagtATGGAAATATTGCGCCTATCACTGATGCCAAGATgcttcattattaaaatctaaatcTATTCACTTTTACCCcctaattttaattcaataataaaatttttcttatataaatcccgaaaaatgtttttttataaaattcataaaaactTAATACATAATGAATCGGTTACATATCttgatttttattctttttaccTTTCTTTTCGTTACCGCTTTTTCAAAAGAGGATTTAGTACCTGTCCAAGAGATTAATCCTAAACCtcttataatcaaaaaagttgGACACAATAAATTGATTGCAGAAGTTACATGGGATGGAACACTTGAAAATGATAATGGTAATGTTTATTCcctattttcatattttacataaataattcatttttatgactttttttttaaaaaaataaatagtaccGGTTAGAACCAAATTTAGATGTTTTTCTGATGCTGTGACTGTTAAAGGTCCTAAGGTAAATTATTCGTCCTTTACAAActtcaaaataatcataagtttatctttattaactaaaatattttttatagcatGCTTTATTCGGTGACCGTAAGGtcaattttgaaataaaggTTCACAAAAAGAATGTCAATGTGAAATGTCGATATGGGGTTCAAGATGGTTCCACTTTCATAAAAAGAATTCGTTTCCAAACCTAACTCATTCTTTTGTCACTGGGttgacaatattaaaattattatatcatctacttattattaattgttatccAATATATTGAAAAGTGTATCAAACTTGtattttttcaagtttttgcaatttttttagcTATAATTTACTAcatactaattttattcaatttttcattatttattttttaatgtaatatgtGGCGCTGCGCAATGTTAACAAGCCTTCTCTTTGAAATGTTTACATATTTGTGATATATGAATTAATTCTACTAATACTatcatatttcaatattagatgcttcataaaaataaaatcccgCATATTCATGATCAATAGATCTGTTATCAATCATTTTGCCCCCGCATTGTATCAAGCTAACACAGTTCCCACAGTTCAATTAGCATCgataattccataaaattatttttacaaaagttTGCGTgtaatattacactaaaaaatcGACCCATTCCATATAACCATATAAACAAGGAgcatattgaattattaaatatggtAAGCAGTGTTGGAAATTCAGATTATTCTTATATGTGCGGAGCGCACATTATTCAAAAAAGTTTTGCGCGCAACCTATGAAGGCATATGCGCTcttatacataaaataaaataatagtatgAAATATCGCGCCTACCTACATTCCATCACTGATAGTAAGatgctttattattattaaaatctaaatttattcacttttactccttaattttaattaccttAAAATGAGagattatcattataaaatctCAAGagatttatttcaataataaaattttcttataaaaaccaaaaaatatttttcataaaattcataaaactTAATACATAATGAATCGTTTACATATCttgatttttattctttttaccTTTCTTTTCGCTACCGCTTTTTCAAAAGAGGATTTAGTACCTGTCCAAGAGATTAATCCTAAACCtcttataatcaaaaaagttgGACACAATAAATTGATTGCAGAAGTTACATGGGATGGAACACTTGAAAGAGATGATGGTAACGGCGGGTTTccctattttatattttacataaataatttttacgaaccttttttttaaataaaataaatagaaccGGTTAAAACCAAATTTAGATGTTTTTCTGATGCTGTGACTGTTAAGGTAAATTATTCGTCCTTATAAActtcaaaataatcataagtttatctttattaactaaaatatttttttatagcatGCTTTATTCGGTGACCCGGTCCTACGTGCAAAAAGACCAGCGCGGTCCTCCATCGGTCttcataaattttgaaatttacgataattctggctaaaattaaatgatcgtcacaaaatatccttttttggattCTCGTGTAACCATTTTTCCATTTTGGAAGgaaacaaaatttcctttttggacTTGTGTAATGTCACATGATCATATTTGACCAATCGCAGGGATCAGTCTTTATTAGGACCGTGGATTCAAGACTGCGGTCCAGTCTTACAAAGACTGGAACCGGCTTGGACCGGACCGAGACGGACTGAGTAGGACCATTGACCATCTTTACCATAAGgtcaatttcaaaataaaggtTCACAAAAAGAATGTCACAGTGAAATGTCAATATGGGGTTATAGATGGTGTCATTTTTATAAGAAGAATTCATTTCCGAACCTAACTCATTCTTTTGTCACTAGTttgacaatattaaaattattatttattatttaatgtaatatgcGGCGCAGCTTAATTCTGCGGTTATAATAGCAAGCCTTCTCTTAGGAatgtttacatatttttaaaataattttgacgaGATCCGCTATTAATAAGATCATACATGccttttatatttgtaatatattaattctacTAATACTatcatatttcaatattagatGCCTATTCTGTACAATAATCTGTTATCAATCTTTTACCTCCGCATTGTATATATTAAGCTAAATCTGAACTCCACAGTTCCACAGTTCAATTAGCATCgataattccataaaattatttttacaaaaagtttgcgtttaaaattacattaaaaaatcgACCCATTCTATAAACAAGGAGTAATAATGAATTCAGTTATTAAATATGCTAAATATGGCAAGATGCTCCATGGTTTTCaggtttttaaaattaaaatcaagtGTTGAATGGGAAAGTAATTATCGAATAATTTCCAACTCCTTAATTTAAATCGCCTTAAAAAGGTGATCATTATTGTATTTTGCGGTATATAAGCACCCTTTTTGTACTTAATGTCGGTCAAGACCTTCAGAATTCTGGCCAAGAGCGCTTATTTTCAGGGGTGCTTACTAATCGTAAAATACAAGTATATGTtgaatctttattaaaataactagAATATGCGATTTGCCGGGGACTTTGTCCCCCAAacataacatttataattaaaaaaattttttgatataaataaattgaattgtatgtaaaatattaccaaataataaaattttattataattaaacctataaaaaatcatgtttttaataaggttttatacaattttttcttaaaaataatgtttctaATCTATATagggatacggaaaaatgcacaattccatatcacaaaaatgtatcattttgcATGTTTTGACCATAATTTATGCcgaatttatattgatttgatcacagaaattacataatttaagcATAGAATTTACACGATTTGGTTAATGAATTTACTgcttaaattacaattattaatattagttgcatttatatgaatttgattttaataatattttactaaattattaaatcaaatataaaaataaaaaaaaatccttagtatcatgtgattataattagccaataatataaattaattcttattatttaaaataatctccTGGCTtaccttaaaataaaataatgacgTAAGTTGTAATAAGTGTTTTAAAGTTAATAcagctacaaaaaaataaaattttatgaaaattaatattcaagtgcttttaacctgcctgaacaactttcaattaataaataaagttgatttcatttgtccaaagtggagatattacgctctaaattaaagaaaaagaaaagagagttaatatcatcaacaaaaatgcaatcttctataagcactacacctacattcatgaaaattaatattcaagtgatttcaacctgcctgaacaactttcaattaataaatgaagttgatttcatttgtccaaagtggagatattacgctctaaattaaaaaaaatagaaaagagagttaatatcatcaagaaaaatgcaatcttctttaagcactacacctacattcatgaaaattaatattcaagtgctTTTAatctgcctgaacaactttcaattaataaatgaagttgatttcatttgttcaaagtggagatattacgctctaaattaaaaaaatagaaaagagagttaatatcattaacaaaaatgcaatcttctctaagcactacacctacattcatgaaaatcaatattcaagtggttttaacctgcctgaacaacttttaattaataaatgaagttgattttatttgtccaaagtgaagattataatgtatttggaaaagaagtttaatttaaaaaaattttatataaaaaaaatgtaatatgaaaattaagaaCTGAGTTGACAAAAACTTGAAATAacatgaattttaaattaattctttcattaattataaattcaagtagtttaaaataaaaatagtaagaaaaaatattttttatgaaatatcacattattttctaaaagaaatagtcttataaatttaatttgtaattatgtaatatccaaatatttaatcttacaaatagaaaaaaatgtaaaaaaaatttatgatgttttataaaaaaagaaaaaattttaaatttttgaaaaaaaatttcgtctaacactttttaattgattatcacaAGATCTGCATGATCATCTACacgttttaatttttttaacgaaaaaaagaatattttatttctttgaaaatcAATAACgatcaacaaaattaaatacaaatataaaacttattgcTTGATGCCGCAAGTTAATATGTAGTAAAAGTGGcacaaaaatgaatattttgtaattttattctaatgatatcaaagaagcaatattgcaatattgcaatattgcaataACAACGTCTATAGCTATAGCTATAGCTATAGCTATATAGCAGCAATAGCAATAGCTATAGCTATATAGCTATAGTATAAGATTCAACTACGAAGTTCACATGGTGCATTcccaaaaagatgaaaatctGCATGAAGATTGGAGGACAAACTACAAATTAAGCGAAAAAGTGAATAAATAAGGAAGGTCATGCAGGATGATCACCActtcaaaatcaaataataaaattttcctatATAGTATTAGTTCGATCGGGTTCTTTactaaatgttaaataatgtagattttttccttttttgtaatttttcttttttctaaataaagttgacttcgttaaaaaaaaaaaaaaaaaaaaaaaataataaaattttcctatataaatcccgaaaaatgttttttttataaaattcataaaaactTAATACATAATGAACCGTTTACATATCTtaattttcattctttttaccTTTCTCTTCGTTACCGCTTTTTCAGAAGAGGATTTAATACCTGTCAAACAACTTACTGCTAATCTTCTCAAAATCAGAAAAGTTGGacacaataaattaattgcgGAAGTTACATGGGATGGAACATTTGAAAGAGATGATGGTAACGGCGgggtttctttattttttattttacataaataatttttacgaaccttttttttaaataaaataaatagaaccGGTTAAAACCAAATTTAGATGTTTTTCTGATGCTGTGACTGTTAAAGGTCCTAAGGTAAATTATTCGTCCTTTATGaacttcaaaataatatttttattttttattaattaaaaaatttttttttatagcatgGTGTATTCGGTGACCGTAAGGTCAATTTCGAAATAAAGGTTCACAAAAAGAATGTCAAAGTGAAATGTCGATATGGAACTAAAGATATTTCCTCATTCAAGAATGTATTTTATTTCCGAACTTAACTCATATTCCTTTGTCACTGGTTTGACAATAtgataattgttttatttattattttcattttgtaatactttgtaataattaatatttttattaatatataataattttaaaatatttcgcaaGAATTAATGTTTCTattgtgaaaattaatatttgtttattagtaCGTcgcataataaaatatttctattaaatatgtaaagatttttaaaatattttgaaaaacgggcggccctataaaaaatgtttgtctGATAAATATTCGGAATGGGGTCGATTTCCCGAACACTCGCAcgttattatacaatatttgttacaatttaataCAAGATGCAGAGATTGAGAATTTTCGACCACATAAAAAACGtacaatatcatgataattgTCCAATAAATGTCAAGTAAATGTTCAATTTTCGAACAAAAAACCGAACAGTGTTTggacaactttttttatagggcgggtatcttgtaaattataaaggGTTTTGAAAACTTGtagtaattcaaaaaatatttattcaaaaaaatatttgcacGTGTCGTCTGGGTAAAATTAGATTGTTTAAATAGTACAAAAGAAAGATACTATGCATGGGGACTATGGCCCGATACTttgcaaaatttaatgaattattgttaatgtttaatatttagtcagttttctttataaatgAGATTTAATGAGATTTACATgcttttatatttgtaatatatgcTACTTTTCTATtctatcaaaatttattatatatttagtatgttataataattatttctagaTTTTATAAAGAGATTAGCGTATTTAACATAATAAGCACTGTACcaattattagttaaatagTTATTGGAAGATACGATATCCCGCCATACTTCCCCCATGTAGAATAAAATACCTCTATGAtaggatttttaataataaaaggtatgtaataaaaaaaaaactacccCACTAAATTaagagaatttttaaattattcgaAATACTTCACATTCATctacaaaaaattcattttcattttttctaattgGTTTTTCATAAGAACTTTTTCTACTAACACATTTGTTATTTGTTGATCTGACTCCCAGTAATTTAAGATCACCATTACCAAATGATGGACCAAAATAAGAGAGATTATTTATGGCATGATTTTCATACGCTAcacgacttaaaatataattttcaattttatcatttaaagagaatataaaactattttttgtTGCACCAACACTATTATCAGATTTCCACGAaattggattatatcctccaagaatttcacTACTGTCTTTCACTTTAGCAATTGTTACAGTTCTGCTCTTATAATCACAGATTTCATGAAATCTTTTACGTGTAAGTCCATCACGAGATCCTCGatatattaatttgaattcataCGTATTATATGGAAAATTATCTTTAGTTTCTGCCctatcaatccattttgagATTAATTCAACATgttgaaaagtaataatttttgaatcaacagTTCTTAAACTAACTTCTTTAATTATACGACGAGGGTTTGATTTGTTATTTTGCTTTttgtttgaatttaaaaaagtttttaataaatccatATATATTTcctttggtaaaatttttttataaggtaatactttatcagaaaattctttagaagttaaattatgaaatctaACAAATGGTATACATTTTTCTAAGGTAttctttaaaatgttaaaatcatcttttgaaaACTTTGAAGGATTAGAAGGAAGTGATGGATTTTGATCAAGTCCCCATTTAATCACATTTTCCCAAACTTGAATTTCCTTCATTTGAAGATTATCATCTTTAATAAGTGAAATCAAAAGTTTTTCTGGtattaaataagaatttgatgatttaaataaagtatccggttttttgattattaaatttgtacaaTAATTTTGAAGGTCCAAGAAAGAATCATTCTTAAAAGTTGTTTGatatactatattaaaattttgttccatccaAAGTGTTttgttttcaattaaaaaggattgtaaatgattaattatttcttgaaGTCCAAGTTTATTGGCAGCAACcaagattttaatgatatctgaaGTATTATAATCATCCAAAGAAAGACCTcctccataaatatatctaataaaataaaaatgatagaTTTTGTTAGAGTCATCACAGtgtattaaatcattataaatatttatcatatagTCAGGTCACCTtaagattatttgaaaaatttctggtAAAATTTccggtaatttaatatgaaccaaagttccatcatttttatttctattaattgATATGATTCTTCGCAAATAAGGAGAACGATGATGTAAGATAACCATATGAGCTCGAAATACTTTTATATGAGAATCAT
This genomic window contains:
- a CDS encoding uncharacterized protein (SECRETED:cutsite_AFS-KE; SECRETED:prob_0.7796); SECRETED:SignalP(1-21), which codes for MNRLHILIFILFTFLFVTAFSKEDLVPVQEINPKPLIIKKVGHNKLIAEVTWDGTLENDNVPVRTKFRCFSDAVTVKGPKHALFGDRKVNFEIKVHKKNVNVKCRYGVQDGSTFIKRIRFQT
- a CDS encoding uncharacterized protein (SECRETED:cutsite_AFS-KE; SECRETED:prob_0.7816); SECRETED:SignalP(1-21), which codes for MNRLHILIFILFTFLFATAFSKEDLVPVQEINPKPLIIKKVGHNKLIAEVTWDGTLERDDEPVKTKFRCFSDAVTVKHALFGDPVLRAKRPARSSIGLHKF
- a CDS encoding uncharacterized protein (SECRETED:cutsite_AFS-EE; SECRETED:prob_0.7926); SECRETED:SignalP(1-21), encoding MNRLHILIFILFTFLFVTAFSEEDLIPVKQLTANLLKIRKVGHNKLIAEVTWDGTFERDDEPVKTKFRCFSDAVTVKGPKHGVFGDRKVNFEIKVHKKNVKVKCRYGTKDISSFKNVFYFRT